The Thermoclostridium stercorarium subsp. stercorarium DSM 8532 genome contains a region encoding:
- a CDS encoding CRISPR-associated helicase/endonuclease Cas3, which produces MEYYAKLNPTQTILEHTQKALELYKQLKLLYSRLLSNEEWELLELAIICHDLGKTNAFMQKFFYQKLNIPFPLALEHNIPQIYHNHLSCAFIDYKDVISKYGLKNYKILCNCIYYHHNRPETDKKVLKYYIKNCLPNDIENFNFPLLAYNFRSKLNCEFTPYIDIYNNGLFTDFENFKRYVMIKGLLHKVDYCASAGIDIIEDNTRDEDGLSAAEKIKCIYPNLRDIQIYMNANKDKNLIIVGSTGIGKTEGAILWIGEEKGFYTLPLQIANNSIYARIKDKIKYKNVKLLHSNAISTYIREEKENGNTDAQEEYQKAKLFSSPLTVCTVDQIFKFVFKYNGFEYLLATLAYSKIVIDEIQMYSPEIVASILYGLKLATGLGSKFAIITATFPPILGDLMERYKIPFKGPVFFHKPGLPTRHRIKFFENRDFDLELIIDLAERYKVLIITNTVSKAQKIYEKLKDKVNTWIIHSRYIRKHRRMLENKILEFAPNKKDRNSNPGVWVSTHVVEASLDIDFDYILTSMCSIESLIQRMGRVWRDRLYDAETPNVYIYDNHDGLNSVIDSQIYSFSCNAVKAYDGKLLYETDIQNDKQAMMEMVYDRKKNPDILSSEYFKEIVKRIDSLDNLLPYDLKIKEVVKLFRGINSITIIPSSIYSELKKSGKISEWEYKLNQNISMKEKQSIKDEINEYTLELPWYDKGNLIIQENIIYPHSDINLWNGEYDFDENTLKGIGLI; this is translated from the coding sequence ATGGAGTATTATGCTAAATTGAACCCGACTCAAACCATTCTTGAGCATACACAAAAAGCATTGGAACTTTATAAGCAACTAAAATTATTATATTCCCGCCTTTTGTCCAATGAGGAATGGGAACTTCTTGAACTTGCCATAATATGCCATGACTTAGGAAAAACTAATGCCTTTATGCAGAAATTCTTTTACCAAAAACTTAATATTCCTTTTCCCTTGGCATTAGAGCATAATATACCTCAAATTTATCATAACCACCTTAGCTGTGCTTTTATAGATTATAAAGACGTTATTAGCAAATACGGACTTAAAAATTATAAAATTCTCTGTAATTGTATATATTATCATCATAATAGGCCTGAAACCGATAAAAAAGTGCTGAAATATTATATTAAAAATTGTTTACCTAATGATATTGAAAACTTTAATTTTCCACTGTTGGCATATAATTTTAGGTCAAAACTAAACTGTGAATTCACGCCATATATTGACATATATAATAATGGCCTCTTTACTGATTTCGAAAACTTTAAAAGATATGTGATGATTAAGGGCTTATTACATAAAGTTGATTATTGTGCAAGTGCTGGTATAGACATTATTGAGGACAATACCCGAGACGAAGACGGATTATCTGCTGCGGAAAAAATAAAATGCATTTACCCTAACCTTAGAGACATTCAAATCTATATGAATGCTAATAAAGATAAAAACCTGATAATTGTCGGTTCCACCGGCATAGGAAAAACAGAAGGAGCTATTTTGTGGATAGGAGAAGAAAAAGGATTCTACACCTTGCCTTTGCAAATTGCCAATAATTCAATTTATGCCAGAATAAAAGACAAAATTAAGTATAAAAACGTTAAGCTTCTTCATTCAAACGCCATTTCAACTTATATAAGAGAAGAAAAAGAAAACGGAAACACTGATGCACAGGAAGAGTATCAAAAGGCAAAACTTTTCTCCTCCCCTCTTACTGTTTGTACAGTTGACCAAATATTTAAATTTGTTTTTAAATACAATGGGTTCGAATACTTATTGGCTACCTTGGCATACTCAAAAATAGTAATAGATGAAATCCAAATGTACAGTCCGGAAATCGTAGCCAGTATTTTATACGGTTTAAAATTGGCAACCGGCCTTGGGAGTAAATTCGCGATTATTACCGCAACATTTCCACCTATACTTGGAGATTTAATGGAAAGATATAAAATCCCATTTAAAGGGCCTGTATTTTTCCATAAACCAGGCTTACCTACAAGACACCGTATAAAATTTTTTGAAAACAGAGATTTCGATTTAGAACTAATTATTGATTTGGCCGAAAGATACAAAGTTTTGATTATTACAAACACTGTATCAAAAGCTCAGAAAATATATGAAAAATTAAAAGACAAGGTTAATACGTGGATAATACATAGCAGATATATCAGAAAACATAGAAGAATGCTGGAAAATAAGATATTGGAGTTTGCCCCGAACAAAAAAGACAGAAATAGTAATCCCGGTGTGTGGGTATCAACACATGTTGTTGAGGCAAGTTTGGATATAGATTTTGATTACATACTTACTTCTATGTGTAGTATTGAAAGTCTGATACAAAGAATGGGAAGAGTATGGAGAGACAGGTTATATGATGCCGAAACGCCAAATGTCTATATATACGATAACCACGATGGTCTCAATTCTGTCATAGATTCTCAGATCTATTCTTTTTCATGTAATGCTGTTAAAGCATATGATGGAAAATTATTATACGAAACTGATATTCAAAATGATAAACAGGCCATGATGGAAATGGTATATGACAGGAAGAAAAATCCTGATATTTTATCGTCAGAATATTTCAAAGAAATTGTTAAGCGAATTGATAGCCTTGATAACCTTCTTCCTTATGACTTAAAAATCAAAGAAGTTGTTAAACTTTTCAGAGGCATCAATAGTATTACCATAATACCGAGTTCCATCTATAGCGAACTAAAAAAATCCGGTAAAATCAGTGAATGGGAATACAAGCTGAACCAAAACATTTCAATGAAAGAAAAACAATCAATTAAAGATGAAATAAATGAATACACTTTAGAACTTCCTTGGTATGACAAGGGTAATCTTATCATACAGGAAAATATCATTTACCCTCATAGTGACATTAATTTATGGAATGGTGAATACGATTTCGATGAAAACACATTAAAAGGAATAGGGTTAATTTAA